In the genome of Nocardioides seonyuensis, one region contains:
- a CDS encoding PQQ-dependent sugar dehydrogenase — protein sequence MRRSRLVALALLAPLLPLGFAPGHTAPPEHTATSRVAATKGELAARALPGLRVRTVARGLDHAWDAQPAPGGRILVTERDRARISVVRHGKRRTLANLSKLVWVSGETGLLSMAVDPSSRTLWACHGATTSRGHEVRVTRWKVNSSWRSLSKRRTVLGGLPATSGRHGGCRLLLDRRSDALYVGTGDAAVGTNPRDLESLGGKVLRLVASTGKPHPSNNWDDLSGARRYVLTYGHRNVQGLALRPGGTVWSVEHGSYRDDEVNLLVAGADYGWNPVPGYNESVPMTDQSLPGKQEDAAWSSGEPTVATSGAAWVRGKRWGSLRGTLAVAALKGSRVLFMGFDDIGAFQSMRQPRALRKFGRLRSVTSTRNGDLLVTTDNGDGRDRVLRVSPR from the coding sequence ATGCGGAGATCTCGTCTCGTCGCCCTGGCCCTGCTCGCGCCTCTGCTCCCGCTGGGGTTCGCCCCGGGTCACACGGCGCCGCCCGAGCACACCGCGACGTCACGGGTCGCCGCGACGAAGGGTGAGCTCGCGGCCCGGGCACTGCCGGGCCTACGGGTCCGCACGGTTGCGCGAGGGCTCGACCACGCCTGGGACGCGCAGCCGGCGCCCGGCGGCCGCATCCTCGTCACCGAGCGTGACCGCGCCCGCATCAGCGTCGTACGACACGGCAAGCGACGCACCCTGGCCAACCTGTCCAAGCTCGTGTGGGTCTCCGGGGAGACCGGCCTGCTCTCGATGGCGGTCGATCCGAGCAGCCGCACCCTGTGGGCGTGCCATGGCGCCACCACCTCGCGTGGTCACGAGGTCAGGGTCACCAGGTGGAAGGTCAACAGCTCGTGGCGGTCGCTGAGCAAGCGCCGTACCGTCCTGGGCGGTCTGCCCGCGACGAGCGGTCGCCACGGGGGTTGCCGGCTGCTGCTCGACCGCCGCAGCGACGCTCTCTACGTGGGCACCGGGGACGCCGCCGTGGGCACCAATCCTCGCGACCTCGAGTCCCTCGGCGGGAAGGTGCTCCGCCTGGTGGCGAGCACCGGGAAGCCGCACCCGAGCAACAACTGGGACGATCTGAGCGGCGCCCGGCGCTACGTGCTGACCTACGGCCACCGCAACGTCCAGGGGCTCGCCCTGCGGCCCGGCGGGACCGTCTGGTCGGTCGAGCACGGGAGCTACCGCGACGACGAGGTCAACCTGCTCGTCGCCGGCGCCGACTACGGCTGGAACCCGGTCCCCGGCTACAACGAGTCCGTGCCGATGACCGACCAGTCGCTCCCGGGCAAGCAGGAGGACGCAGCCTGGTCCTCCGGCGAGCCGACGGTCGCGACGTCGGGGGCGGCGTGGGTCCGCGGCAAGAGGTGGGGCTCGCTGCGGGGCACCCTCGCCGTGGCCGCCCTGAAGGGATCGCGGGTGCTCTTCATGGGCTTCGACGACATCGGGGCGTTCCAGTCGATGCGCCAGCCCCGGGCGCTGCGCAAGTTCGGACGGTTGCGCTCGGTGACCTCGACACGGAACGGTGACCTGCTCGTCACCACCGACAACGGCGACGGACGGGACCGGGTCCTGCGGGTCAGCCCCAGGTGA
- the panB gene encoding 3-methyl-2-oxobutanoate hydroxymethyltransferase, with product MSEETAPYGSGPATKDSANAPAAPVKRVRTHHLREMKERGEKITMLTAYDMYTAATFDEAGIDLLLVGDSASNNVFGNETSLPVTVDELLPLTRAVARSVTRAMVVGDLPFGSYQASPEQGYLTAVRFMKEAGAHCVKLEGGAEMAPVIEKCTQGGIPVMAHIGFTPQSEHTLGGYRVQGRGETAERILRDARAVQEAGAFAVVMEMVPGDVAEQVSKELVIPTIGIGAGNGCDGQVLVWQDAFGLRTGRMARFVKQYADVHGALLEGARAYAEDVRAGTFPGPEHTF from the coding sequence ATGAGCGAAGAGACCGCGCCCTACGGCTCCGGCCCCGCCACCAAGGACTCGGCGAACGCGCCGGCTGCGCCCGTCAAGCGCGTCCGCACCCATCATCTCCGCGAGATGAAGGAGCGTGGCGAGAAGATCACGATGCTGACGGCCTACGACATGTACACCGCCGCCACCTTCGACGAGGCCGGGATCGACCTGCTGCTGGTCGGTGACTCGGCCTCCAACAACGTCTTCGGCAACGAGACCTCGCTGCCCGTGACCGTCGACGAGCTCCTTCCGCTCACCCGTGCGGTCGCACGCAGCGTCACCCGGGCGATGGTGGTGGGCGACCTGCCGTTCGGCAGCTACCAGGCCAGTCCAGAGCAGGGCTACCTCACCGCCGTCCGCTTCATGAAGGAGGCCGGCGCCCACTGCGTGAAGCTCGAGGGCGGCGCGGAAATGGCGCCGGTCATCGAGAAGTGCACCCAGGGCGGCATCCCCGTCATGGCCCACATCGGTTTCACCCCCCAGAGCGAGCACACCCTCGGCGGCTACCGCGTCCAGGGTCGCGGCGAGACCGCCGAGCGGATCCTTCGCGACGCCCGTGCCGTCCAGGAGGCCGGAGCCTTCGCTGTGGTGATGGAGATGGTGCCGGGCGACGTCGCCGAGCAGGTGAGCAAGGAGCTCGTCATCCCGACCATCGGCATCGGCGCCGGCAACGGCTGCGACGGGCAGGTCCTGGTGTGGCAGGACGCCTTCGGCCTGCGCACGGGCAGGATGGCGCGCTTCGTCAAGCAGTACGCCGACGTCCACGGCGCCCTGCTCGAGGGGGCCCGGGCCTACGCCGAAGATGTCCGCGCCGGGACGTTCCCGGGCCCGGAGCACACGTTCTAG
- a CDS encoding SigE family RNA polymerase sigma factor, with protein sequence MDEQGFTEWAGGCQRQLLRSAYLLTGDLHRAEDLVQEALTKVALRWGRLHDGNALGYALRIITNDNISWWRRRRDVLVEVREVSVAASEPEIALVVQRSLQRLTHAQRAVVVLRHFDDLTERETAEILGVSIGTVKSQNAAALARLRDGAPELLELIGRTP encoded by the coding sequence ATGGACGAGCAGGGGTTCACCGAGTGGGCGGGTGGCTGCCAGCGACAGCTCCTGCGCTCGGCGTACCTGCTGACCGGTGACCTGCACCGCGCCGAGGACCTCGTCCAGGAGGCGCTGACCAAGGTGGCGCTGCGCTGGGGTCGGCTGCACGACGGCAACGCGCTGGGCTACGCGCTCCGCATCATCACCAACGACAACATCTCGTGGTGGCGCCGGAGGCGCGACGTACTCGTCGAGGTGCGCGAGGTGTCGGTCGCCGCGAGCGAGCCGGAGATCGCGCTGGTCGTGCAGCGCTCCTTGCAGCGACTCACCCACGCACAGCGCGCCGTCGTGGTGCTCCGCCACTTCGACGACCTCACCGAGAGGGAGACCGCGGAGATCCTCGGAGTCAGCATCGGGACGGTCAAGAGCCAGAACGCGGCCGCGCTGGCCCGGCTCCGGGACGGCGCCCCCGAGCTGCTCGAACTCATCGGGAGGACACCATGA
- a CDS encoding class I SAM-dependent methyltransferase gives MSVRDAFMRGLARQLGHPAGLRGRVVARSLNKGNLAPVLAAVEATGALPGQQVADIGFGGGVGLQPLLDRVSPGGHVHGVDIAETMLDAARKRYSSEVASGSLTLEAGDLTALPLPDHSLDALITTNTIYFVEDVSRAFREMARVLKPGGRAVIGCADPDFMTNLPFTQHGFRIRPITEVVELIRGAGLTFLEDRPVDHGNHAFHLLVAESPA, from the coding sequence ATGAGCGTTCGTGACGCCTTCATGCGCGGTCTGGCGCGCCAGCTCGGCCATCCTGCAGGACTGCGCGGCAGAGTGGTCGCGCGCAGCCTCAACAAGGGCAACCTGGCTCCGGTCCTTGCTGCGGTCGAAGCCACCGGAGCCCTGCCCGGTCAGCAGGTCGCGGACATCGGGTTCGGCGGCGGCGTGGGCCTGCAGCCCCTTCTCGACCGGGTCAGCCCTGGCGGTCACGTGCACGGGGTCGACATCGCCGAGACGATGCTGGACGCAGCGCGCAAGAGGTACTCCAGCGAGGTGGCGAGCGGATCCCTCACCCTCGAGGCTGGCGACCTCACCGCACTGCCGCTGCCCGATCACTCGCTCGACGCGCTGATCACGACCAACACGATCTACTTCGTCGAGGACGTCTCCCGCGCGTTCCGCGAGATGGCGCGTGTGCTCAAGCCCGGCGGCCGGGCGGTGATCGGCTGTGCCGACCCTGACTTCATGACGAACCTGCCCTTCACCCAGCACGGCTTCCGGATCCGCCCGATCACCGAGGTCGTCGAGCTGATCCGGGGGGCCGGGCTGACGTTCCTCGAGGACCGACCGGTCGATCACGGCAACCATGCCTTCCACCTCCTCGTCGCGGAGTCACCCGCCTAG
- a CDS encoding alpha/beta hydrolase: MTAIDVPAARSAAPEPEVQPGASAVLVDLRAAAAGADDVASWARAHGAPDDWSGDAAEAAGHAVTRFADDTAAVAAALEKASLAVDAYLTSMAQRRLEHVDLMERRRSLNDDRQELVGRISGATEADVPQLRADAAGLAGRMTAFDADLQAWHDRIRRDEDTCMAALRSVDTVAEGERAATGALVDTAALVERLERLGNDTDAVLAWWNRLSDAQRNALLVSDPDLIGNTHGIPTGDRDEANRASVQRDLELLLGREEAGEELSPEDARWLENARSVEQAIANAERLPYSELDLEVFVMAYQPHAFGGDGVAAVAFGNPDTADHTAVYVPGIMNDGTTIDENSLDALALHNQASAGGSSVATIAWIGYDSPNWNPDGSVLGYGESALDAGHTVTEANAEHGGRLLSQFVDGLNSTHQGGADASHLTVIGHSYGSTTSAHGAADGMDADTLVLIGSPGAGGGVAHVSDLGMHEGQVFVGSAAHDPVTWLGGKDGVLPGTWDDGIGLGEDPSQADFGAHNFEVDPGAAFEGPDGLVEVGLLDNHVSYFEETNPALANMADIVTGQGEDVADTGGRDQDARDHLYDWLGEEAVRQGEQAYDDIIAPVVETFDDLWPGSWP, from the coding sequence GTGACCGCGATCGACGTCCCTGCCGCGCGGTCGGCTGCGCCCGAGCCCGAGGTCCAGCCCGGCGCCAGTGCCGTGCTCGTCGACCTCCGGGCCGCCGCAGCCGGTGCTGACGACGTGGCCAGCTGGGCGCGGGCGCACGGTGCTCCCGACGACTGGTCGGGAGACGCCGCCGAGGCCGCCGGTCACGCCGTCACGCGATTCGCCGACGACACCGCCGCCGTGGCTGCCGCTCTCGAGAAGGCCTCGCTCGCCGTCGACGCCTACCTGACGTCGATGGCGCAGCGACGGCTCGAGCACGTCGACCTGATGGAGCGGCGCCGGAGCCTCAACGACGACCGCCAGGAGCTGGTGGGCCGGATCTCCGGCGCCACCGAGGCCGACGTCCCGCAGCTCAGGGCCGACGCCGCGGGCCTGGCCGGGAGGATGACCGCCTTCGACGCCGACCTGCAGGCGTGGCACGACCGCATCCGGCGCGACGAGGACACCTGCATGGCCGCGCTCCGGTCGGTCGACACGGTCGCGGAGGGCGAGCGGGCGGCGACGGGTGCACTGGTGGACACCGCCGCGCTGGTCGAGCGGCTCGAGCGGCTCGGCAACGACACCGACGCGGTGCTTGCCTGGTGGAACCGCCTGAGCGACGCCCAGCGCAACGCCCTCCTCGTCAGCGACCCCGACCTCATCGGAAACACCCACGGCATCCCGACCGGCGATCGCGATGAGGCCAACCGGGCCAGCGTGCAGCGCGACCTCGAGCTCCTTCTCGGCCGCGAGGAGGCGGGCGAGGAGCTCAGCCCCGAGGACGCGCGGTGGCTGGAGAACGCCCGGTCGGTCGAGCAGGCCATCGCCAACGCCGAGCGGCTGCCCTACTCCGAGCTCGACCTCGAGGTGTTCGTGATGGCCTACCAGCCCCACGCCTTCGGCGGCGACGGGGTGGCAGCGGTCGCTTTCGGCAACCCCGACACCGCCGACCACACGGCGGTCTACGTCCCGGGGATCATGAACGACGGCACCACGATCGACGAGAACTCCCTCGACGCGCTGGCACTCCACAACCAGGCGAGCGCAGGTGGCTCCTCGGTCGCGACCATCGCCTGGATCGGCTACGACTCCCCCAACTGGAATCCCGACGGCTCGGTGCTGGGCTACGGCGAGTCGGCCCTGGATGCGGGCCACACCGTCACCGAGGCCAACGCCGAGCACGGCGGCCGCCTCCTCTCGCAGTTCGTCGACGGGCTCAACAGCACTCATCAGGGAGGCGCAGACGCCTCCCACCTCACCGTGATCGGCCACAGCTACGGCTCCACCACCTCGGCCCACGGCGCTGCCGACGGGATGGACGCCGACACCCTCGTGCTCATCGGCAGTCCGGGTGCCGGCGGCGGCGTCGCGCACGTGTCCGACCTGGGGATGCATGAGGGGCAGGTCTTCGTCGGCTCGGCGGCCCACGATCCCGTCACCTGGCTGGGCGGCAAGGACGGCGTGCTCCCGGGGACCTGGGACGACGGCATCGGGCTCGGCGAGGACCCTTCCCAGGCCGACTTCGGCGCCCACAACTTCGAGGTCGACCCCGGCGCTGCCTTCGAGGGGCCGGACGGCCTGGTCGAGGTCGGCCTGCTCGACAACCACGTCTCCTACTTCGAGGAGACCAACCCCGCCCTGGCCAACATGGCGGACATCGTGACGGGCCAGGGCGAGGACGTCGCCGACACCGGCGGGCGCGACCAGGACGCCCGTGACCACCTCTACGACTGGCTGGGCGAGGAGGCCGTCCGCCAGGGCGAGCAGGCCTACGACGACATCATCGCCCCGGTCGTGGAGACCTTCGACGACCTGTGGCCAGGCAGCTGGCCGTGA
- a CDS encoding NAD(+) synthase has translation MDFYSAYAQGFARVAAVTLPVTLADPAANAATLLEQARACHEESVAVAVFPELCLTGYSVDDLFLQDVLLDDTLVAVQEIVEASVDLMTVLVVGAPLVHGNRVYNCAVVIHRGQVLGVAPKAYLPNYREFYEKRWFAAGDDTAGEWIEIAGQDVPFGPDILFDATDVEGLRLHVEVCEDMWVPVPPSALAALAGATVLANLSASPITVGRAEDRRLLARSASARCLAAYIYTAAGQGESSTDLSWDGQTMVYEVGGLLGETDRFPEGARRTVVDVDLDLIRQERLRQGSFDDNRRATQSEAFRVVEFELDPPSGDIGLRRKVDRFPFVPDDPARLELDCYEAYNIQVSGLERRLQAIGDVKPVIGVSGGLDSTHALIVACKAMDRLGRPRSDVLAFTMPGFATGERTKGYATRLSEALGVTFEEIDIRPAAEQMLGDMGHPFARGEKVYDVTFENVQAGLRYDYLFRLANQRGGIVVGTGDLSELALGWCTYGVGDQMSHYSVNSGVPKTLVQHLIRWVVSHGELDDASNELLTEILTQEITPELVPIEEGKKPQATQDSVGPYNLQDFTLACVVRHGYRPRKIAFLAWHAWRDADAGEWPPGFPEDARVSYDLAEVRTWLELFVRRFFANQFKRSALPNGPKVSASGTMSPRGDWRMPSDARGTAWLAEIERDVPEA, from the coding sequence GTGGACTTCTACTCGGCCTATGCCCAGGGATTCGCCCGCGTCGCAGCCGTCACGCTGCCCGTGACCCTCGCCGATCCGGCCGCGAACGCCGCGACCCTGCTCGAGCAGGCACGCGCCTGCCACGAGGAGAGCGTCGCGGTCGCGGTCTTCCCCGAGCTCTGCCTGACCGGCTACTCCGTGGACGACCTCTTCCTCCAGGACGTGCTCCTGGACGACACCCTCGTGGCGGTGCAGGAGATCGTCGAGGCGAGCGTCGACCTGATGACCGTGCTGGTCGTCGGCGCTCCGCTCGTCCACGGCAACCGTGTCTACAACTGCGCCGTCGTCATCCACCGCGGACAGGTCCTCGGGGTGGCCCCGAAGGCGTACCTGCCGAACTACCGCGAGTTCTACGAGAAGCGCTGGTTCGCGGCGGGTGACGACACGGCGGGCGAGTGGATCGAGATCGCCGGGCAGGACGTGCCGTTCGGACCGGACATCCTCTTCGACGCCACCGACGTGGAGGGGCTGCGGCTGCACGTCGAGGTCTGCGAGGACATGTGGGTGCCGGTGCCTCCCAGCGCCCTGGCTGCGCTCGCCGGTGCGACCGTGCTGGCCAACCTCTCCGCCAGTCCCATCACCGTTGGCAGGGCCGAGGACCGCAGGCTGCTCGCCCGCAGCGCGAGCGCACGCTGCCTCGCCGCCTACATCTACACGGCCGCGGGCCAGGGCGAGTCCAGCACCGACCTCTCCTGGGACGGCCAGACCATGGTCTACGAGGTGGGCGGGCTCCTCGGCGAGACTGACCGCTTCCCCGAGGGCGCCCGTCGTACCGTCGTGGACGTCGACCTCGACCTGATCCGCCAGGAGCGGTTGCGGCAGGGCAGCTTCGACGACAACCGTCGCGCTACGCAGAGCGAGGCGTTCCGCGTCGTGGAGTTCGAGCTCGACCCGCCCTCCGGGGACATCGGCCTGAGGCGCAAGGTCGACCGCTTCCCCTTCGTGCCCGACGACCCCGCCCGGCTCGAGCTCGACTGCTACGAGGCCTACAACATCCAGGTGTCGGGGCTGGAGCGCCGTCTCCAGGCCATCGGCGACGTCAAGCCCGTCATCGGGGTCAGCGGTGGCCTCGACTCGACCCACGCGCTCATCGTGGCCTGCAAGGCGATGGACCGCCTGGGTCGCCCGCGCAGCGACGTCCTGGCCTTCACGATGCCGGGGTTCGCGACCGGCGAGCGGACCAAGGGCTACGCGACGCGGCTCTCGGAGGCGCTCGGTGTCACCTTCGAGGAGATCGACATCCGCCCAGCCGCCGAGCAGATGCTGGGCGACATGGGCCATCCGTTCGCGCGCGGCGAGAAGGTCTACGACGTCACGTTCGAGAACGTGCAGGCCGGCCTGCGCTACGACTACCTCTTCCGCCTTGCCAACCAGCGAGGAGGCATCGTCGTCGGGACCGGTGACCTCTCCGAGCTGGCGCTCGGCTGGTGCACCTACGGCGTCGGTGACCAGATGTCGCACTACTCGGTGAACTCCGGGGTGCCCAAGACCCTCGTGCAGCACCTGATCCGCTGGGTCGTCTCCCACGGCGAGCTCGACGACGCCTCCAACGAGCTGTTGACGGAGATCCTCACGCAGGAGATCACGCCGGAGCTGGTCCCCATCGAGGAGGGGAAGAAGCCGCAGGCGACGCAGGACTCGGTGGGTCCCTACAACCTCCAGGACTTCACCCTCGCCTGCGTCGTGCGCCACGGCTACCGCCCTCGCAAGATCGCCTTCCTGGCGTGGCACGCCTGGCGTGACGCCGATGCGGGGGAGTGGCCGCCGGGCTTCCCCGAGGACGCCCGGGTGTCCTACGACCTGGCCGAGGTCCGCACCTGGCTCGAGCTGTTCGTGAGGCGGTTCTTCGCCAACCAGTTCAAGCGGTCGGCACTGCCCAACGGCCCCAAGGTCTCGGCCAGCGGCACGATGAGTCCCCGCGGCGACTGGCGGATGCCCAGCGACGCCCGGGGGACGGCCTGGCTCGCCGAGATCGAGCGGGACGTGCCCGAGGCCTGA
- a CDS encoding type 1 glutamine amidotransferase: MARIAVVEHQPTCPPALLGTWLRDAGAELDVVRPHAGEALGALASYDGVVVLGGEMSADDDATVPWLGPLKEQLRALVAAEVPLLGICLGHQLVAVALGGRVEPNPAGQTVGLQPVGWVAGVEDDRLFAPRPGARVLQWNNDIVVEAPDGTTTLATAPDGSLQVARFGVAAWGTQAHPEVDLPVVRRWAETDYDDHRLRGIDQEAALAELVEARDDLARDWQPVAERFVELAGGRS, translated from the coding sequence GTGGCCCGCATCGCCGTCGTCGAGCACCAACCGACGTGCCCCCCTGCCCTGCTGGGGACCTGGCTCCGGGACGCCGGCGCCGAGCTGGACGTCGTACGTCCCCACGCCGGTGAGGCTCTCGGTGCGCTGGCGTCGTACGACGGCGTGGTCGTCCTCGGCGGCGAGATGAGCGCCGACGACGACGCCACGGTGCCGTGGCTCGGACCCCTCAAGGAGCAGCTGCGAGCGCTCGTCGCGGCGGAGGTGCCGCTGCTGGGCATCTGCCTCGGCCACCAGCTCGTCGCGGTGGCGCTGGGCGGGCGTGTCGAGCCCAACCCGGCGGGCCAGACGGTCGGACTGCAACCCGTGGGCTGGGTCGCGGGCGTCGAGGACGACCGGTTGTTCGCTCCCCGACCAGGCGCTCGGGTGCTGCAATGGAACAACGACATCGTGGTGGAAGCCCCCGACGGTACGACGACGCTGGCCACTGCGCCCGACGGCAGCCTGCAGGTCGCGCGGTTCGGTGTGGCCGCCTGGGGGACCCAGGCCCACCCGGAGGTGGACCTTCCGGTGGTCAGGCGCTGGGCCGAGACCGACTACGACGACCACAGGCTCCGCGGGATTGACCAGGAGGCCGCGCTGGCAGAGCTCGTCGAGGCGCGCGATGACCTGGCCCGTGACTGGCAACCTGTGGCCGAGCGCTTCGTCGAGCTGGCGGGCGGCCGGTCGTGA
- a CDS encoding bifunctional [glutamine synthetase] adenylyltransferase/[glutamine synthetase]-adenylyl-L-tyrosine phosphorylase, protein MTTAGQLVRVGFVDGASALERLAALGEPGADLVPVLAQAADPDLALHGLLRLVEALDDDEAGSGGAMLRELATDGDAADRLVRVLGASQALAQHLARHPQQWRELKDPTLATTRPPAFAVRSGLMRAVGADPWAAVPIATLADAEAVDALRVEYRRVLLRLAARDLAHDVGLDDAAAEISDLAAGTLDAALAVARARVGETATCARLAVVAMGKCGGHELNYISDVDVIFVFEPAEGHDDAGDGGNGTALRAATQLASQLMQVCSDHTAEGTIWPVDANLRPEGSRGPLVRTLASHQGYYEKWAKTWEFQALLKARPVAGDMDLGQQYVQMIAPMVWSAAERDGFVGDVQAMRRRVLDNIPKDQAERQLKLGSGGLRDVEFAVQLLQLVHGRADTSLRGGATLSALAALTRGGYVGRRDGEALAQAYAFLRRLEHRIQLFALRRSHVVPEDEPSLRRLGRSLGLMSDPAAALEKEWRHHRREVRRLHEKLFYRPLLGAVAKLPGPDARLSLQAAEERLAALGYADPKAALRHLEALTSGVSRTSDIQRTLLPVLLEWFADAPDPDAGLWGFRRISESLGRTPWYLTMLRDEGQVAQRLATILGTSRYATDLLEREPRGVKMLGESLEPLSAEALLTEMSAVAGRHDDAEDAVRAVRAVRRRELLRIAAGELVEGTDIEVVGRGLTRLTDATLQATLDIAMEAVRAQRGLAEAPTRIAVVAMGRYGGFELSYGSDADVMFVHDPVEGAEAQVAASFAQAVIGEIRRLLALPATDPPLEVDADLRPEGKGGPMVRTLESYAAYYAKWSHVWEFQALLRADPVVGDEGVRARFIELIDPLRFPVDGLSDDDIVEVRRIKARVDDERLPRGADPHTHLKLGRGGLADVEWTVQLLQMRHAGRVEGLRTTQTLPALEAAVKADLITAEDAATLAEAWRLVSRVRNAVTLVRGKAADQLPRDARERAAVANVLGYAPGSTDGMLNDYLRATRRAHGVVERVFWDE, encoded by the coding sequence GTGACCACGGCGGGACAGCTCGTGCGGGTCGGCTTCGTCGACGGGGCGAGCGCCCTGGAGCGGCTGGCCGCGCTGGGCGAGCCCGGCGCGGACCTGGTGCCCGTCCTGGCCCAGGCGGCCGACCCGGACCTGGCCCTGCACGGCCTCCTGCGGCTGGTCGAGGCACTGGACGACGACGAGGCCGGCAGCGGTGGGGCGATGCTGCGTGAGCTGGCCACCGACGGCGACGCCGCCGATCGGCTGGTGCGGGTGCTCGGAGCGAGCCAGGCACTGGCGCAGCACCTCGCCCGGCACCCACAGCAGTGGCGCGAGCTGAAGGACCCGACGCTGGCCACCACGCGGCCCCCGGCATTCGCGGTGCGGTCCGGCTTGATGCGGGCTGTCGGGGCCGACCCGTGGGCCGCCGTGCCGATCGCCACCCTCGCCGACGCCGAGGCCGTCGACGCGCTCCGGGTGGAGTACCGACGGGTGCTGCTGCGCCTCGCCGCGCGCGACCTGGCCCACGACGTCGGTCTGGACGATGCAGCCGCCGAGATCTCCGACCTCGCCGCCGGGACGCTGGACGCTGCGCTGGCCGTCGCCCGGGCGCGGGTCGGCGAGACCGCGACCTGTGCCCGACTGGCTGTGGTCGCCATGGGCAAGTGCGGGGGTCACGAGCTCAACTACATCTCCGACGTCGACGTCATCTTCGTCTTCGAGCCGGCCGAGGGCCACGACGACGCGGGCGACGGCGGCAACGGGACTGCGCTGCGAGCGGCCACGCAGCTCGCCTCCCAGCTGATGCAGGTCTGCTCGGACCACACCGCGGAGGGGACGATCTGGCCGGTCGACGCCAACCTCCGGCCCGAAGGATCCCGCGGCCCACTCGTCCGGACGCTCGCCAGCCACCAGGGCTACTACGAGAAGTGGGCCAAGACCTGGGAGTTCCAGGCCCTCCTCAAGGCGCGACCGGTGGCCGGCGACATGGACCTGGGCCAGCAGTACGTCCAGATGATCGCGCCCATGGTGTGGAGCGCGGCCGAGCGCGACGGCTTCGTGGGTGACGTGCAGGCCATGCGACGCCGGGTGCTCGACAACATTCCCAAGGACCAGGCGGAGCGTCAGCTCAAGCTGGGCTCCGGTGGCCTGCGCGACGTGGAGTTCGCCGTGCAGCTCCTCCAGCTCGTGCACGGGCGGGCCGACACCTCCCTCCGGGGCGGTGCGACCCTGAGCGCGCTCGCTGCCTTGACCCGTGGCGGCTACGTCGGCCGTCGGGACGGTGAGGCGCTCGCGCAGGCCTACGCCTTCCTACGGCGGCTCGAGCACCGGATCCAGCTGTTCGCGCTGCGCCGCAGCCACGTCGTGCCCGAGGACGAGCCCTCCCTGCGTCGACTCGGCCGCTCGCTGGGGCTGATGTCCGATCCGGCCGCTGCCCTCGAGAAGGAGTGGCGCCACCACCGGCGCGAGGTGCGCCGGCTGCACGAGAAGCTGTTCTACCGCCCGCTGCTCGGTGCTGTCGCCAAGCTGCCCGGCCCGGACGCGCGGCTCTCGCTGCAGGCTGCCGAGGAGCGCCTGGCGGCACTGGGGTACGCCGACCCCAAGGCTGCCCTGCGACACCTCGAGGCCCTCACCAGCGGCGTCTCCCGCACCTCCGACATCCAGCGGACCCTGCTGCCCGTGCTCCTGGAGTGGTTCGCCGACGCGCCGGATCCCGACGCCGGGCTGTGGGGTTTCCGCCGGATCAGCGAGTCCCTCGGCCGCACGCCGTGGTACCTCACGATGCTGCGTGACGAGGGGCAGGTCGCCCAGCGGTTGGCGACCATCCTCGGCACGTCGCGCTACGCCACCGACCTGCTGGAGCGGGAGCCGCGCGGGGTCAAGATGCTGGGGGAGTCCCTCGAGCCCCTCTCAGCGGAGGCGCTCCTGACCGAGATGTCGGCGGTGGCCGGACGTCACGACGACGCCGAGGACGCCGTACGCGCTGTCCGTGCGGTCAGGCGCCGAGAGCTGCTCCGCATCGCCGCCGGAGAGCTCGTCGAAGGCACCGACATCGAGGTGGTCGGGCGGGGCCTGACCAGGCTCACCGACGCCACCCTGCAGGCCACTCTCGACATCGCGATGGAGGCCGTGCGTGCCCAGCGCGGACTGGCCGAGGCGCCCACCCGCATCGCGGTCGTGGCGATGGGGCGCTACGGCGGCTTCGAGCTGTCCTACGGCAGCGATGCCGACGTGATGTTCGTGCACGACCCCGTCGAGGGCGCGGAGGCGCAGGTTGCAGCGTCCTTCGCCCAGGCGGTGATCGGGGAGATCCGTCGCCTGCTCGCACTGCCCGCCACGGACCCGCCGCTCGAGGTGGACGCCGACCTCCGCCCGGAGGGCAAGGGCGGGCCGATGGTCCGCACCCTGGAGTCGTACGCCGCCTACTACGCCAAGTGGTCGCACGTGTGGGAGTTCCAGGCTCTGCTGCGTGCCGACCCCGTGGTGGGTGACGAGGGGGTGCGCGCGCGTTTCATCGAGCTGATCGACCCCCTGCGGTTCCCGGTCGATGGCCTGAGCGACGACGACATCGTGGAGGTGCGCCGCATCAAGGCCCGCGTGGACGACGAGCGGCTGCCGCGCGGCGCGGACCCGCACACCCACCTCAAGCTCGGTCGCGGCGGCCTGGCCGACGTCGAGTGGACCGTGCAGCTGCTGCAGATGCGCCACGCCGGCCGGGTCGAGGGACTCCGCACCACCCAGACGCTGCCCGCCCTGGAGGCGGCGGTGAAGGCCGACCTGATCACCGCGGAGGACGCTGCGACGCTCGCCGAGGCGTGGCGGCTGGTGAGTCGGGTGCGGAACGCCGTCACCCTGGTGCGCGGCAAGGCCGCCGACCAGCTGCCGCGGGATGCCCGCGAACGGGCGGCGGTCGCGAACGTGCTCGGCTACGCGCCGGGATCCACTGACGGGATGCTGAACGACTACCTGCGTGCCACCCGCCGTGCGCACGGCGTGGTCGAGCGAGTGTTCTGGGACGAGTGA